From a region of the Paenibacillus lutimineralis genome:
- a CDS encoding response regulator — translation MYHLLIVDDLPIIVDGLLELFEQTSHLELKLYKAYSGEEALEILKAHSIDIVISDIKMPGLEGIELLQEIRRHWPSCKVIFLSAYNDFQYARSAITYGGFEYILKIESDDKIIHSVERAIAKLEEEAKEKAIVAKAQADMRIAMPSLQKEAVLELLKGRQLSTKQLRHMLEEVRIPLEAELPVYMMLGRIEEWKQGLSVQDRALYIYAFKNISDEYLSSHVCSYSCCYDQNRIVWLIQPVREDISGGAEPFMDWMRAHREAKRLIHVIQQSCERVLGLSASFVLNNRSTSWNELSPCFHTLKYDFATQREGIRDIESAVFAVTTDNDEVRTQTQSYDPFYHTRVQLLMTCLENNHQEQFSELYLELVSIWKEDTGSYERKIELYHSLSAVYLFYLSKHPEVREYLNTLLDLDQLFHPQHQGSWEELDHYFWQLAEYIFEWIASREEDTPAEVVAKVHQYIERNIAADTSLNALADYVGLNPSYLSRLYKQITGEGLSKYINDYRTLAAKSMLLNSSKKVGEIAAALGYNSALAFIRFFKRQSGMTPQEFRMLGSEIQQQSQ, via the coding sequence ATGTATCACTTGTTAATCGTCGATGATCTTCCCATTATTGTTGATGGCCTTCTCGAATTGTTCGAGCAGACGTCGCATCTGGAGCTTAAGCTGTACAAAGCCTATTCCGGGGAGGAAGCCCTGGAAATTTTGAAAGCGCATTCTATCGATATCGTGATCTCGGATATCAAGATGCCCGGTCTTGAAGGGATTGAGCTGCTACAGGAGATCAGGCGTCATTGGCCGTCCTGCAAAGTGATATTTCTATCGGCATATAACGACTTCCAATATGCTAGAAGCGCCATCACCTATGGTGGATTTGAATATATCCTAAAGATCGAGAGCGATGATAAAATCATTCATTCTGTGGAAAGAGCGATTGCCAAGCTGGAGGAGGAGGCGAAGGAGAAGGCGATTGTCGCTAAGGCTCAGGCGGATATGAGGATAGCCATGCCTTCGCTGCAGAAAGAGGCTGTGCTTGAACTATTGAAGGGTAGGCAGCTAAGTACAAAGCAGCTTCGCCATATGCTCGAGGAGGTTCGCATTCCGCTGGAGGCTGAGTTGCCGGTGTACATGATGCTGGGCCGGATCGAGGAATGGAAGCAAGGCCTGTCTGTGCAGGATAGAGCGCTCTATATCTATGCGTTCAAAAATATTAGCGATGAATATTTATCATCTCATGTGTGCAGCTACTCCTGCTGCTATGATCAGAATAGAATCGTCTGGCTGATCCAACCGGTCAGAGAGGACATAAGCGGGGGCGCCGAGCCCTTCATGGATTGGATGAGAGCGCATCGCGAGGCGAAGCGACTCATTCATGTAATTCAGCAGAGCTGTGAGCGGGTATTAGGTTTATCCGCCTCCTTTGTACTTAACAACAGAAGTACTTCATGGAATGAACTATCGCCATGCTTCCATACGCTTAAATATGATTTTGCCACCCAGCGGGAGGGAATAAGAGATATTGAATCTGCAGTATTTGCTGTGACGACCGACAACGATGAGGTCAGAACCCAGACACAGAGCTATGATCCGTTCTACCATACCCGTGTACAGCTTCTGATGACCTGTCTGGAGAACAACCATCAGGAGCAATTCAGCGAGCTTTACCTCGAACTCGTCTCTATTTGGAAGGAAGATACAGGGTCCTATGAGCGGAAAATCGAACTATACCATTCTCTGTCAGCGGTCTACTTGTTTTACCTCAGCAAGCACCCGGAGGTTCGGGAATATTTGAATACCCTGCTTGACTTGGATCAACTATTCCATCCGCAGCATCAAGGATCCTGGGAGGAGCTTGATCATTATTTCTGGCAACTGGCCGAGTATATATTTGAATGGATTGCCTCCAGGGAAGAGGATACTCCTGCCGAGGTTGTCGCCAAGGTCCATCAGTATATTGAGAGGAATATTGCCGCGGACACTTCACTAAATGCACTCGCAGATTATGTAGGCCTGAATCCTTCCTATTTATCCAGGCTGTATAAGCAAATAACGGGAGAGGGACTATCGAAGTATATTAACGATTATCGTACGTTGGCGGCGAAGTCCATGCTCTTGAACTCATCCAAAAAAGTAGGCGAGATAGCTGCTGCGTTAGGCTATAACTCCGCACTAGCCTTCATACGCTTCTTCAAACGGCAGAGTGGAATGACCCCGCAGGAATTCAGAATGCTGGGATCGGAGATTCAGCAGCAAAGTCAATAA
- a CDS encoding Gfo/Idh/MocA family protein — MKTITAVLLGAGSRGRFIYGPYAEKFPNELQFVAVAEPNAERREQFASIHQIAPQYVFDTWEKVFEHGKLADVMIISTLDREHYEPAMKAMALGYHVLLEKPMSPSKEECIQLEQASLQYQRLLIVSHVLRYAPFWSGIKRCIDDGELGTVATIQLTENVGYLHMAHSYVRGNWRNSEESSPMILAKSCHDLDLISWLMDEKCTSVSSYGSLLHFRKENAPEGSTERCIDLCAVEKECPFSAMKMYIQPPEHPWARYMTDDLSQQGILKAIKEGPFGRCVYRCDNNVVDHQIVNMEFANGANASFIMSGLTKSGTRRVQLMGTRGEIIGDMDEGKFTLYRYATNERVEIECSVNGDGHGGGDERMISQFIKHVHTFEQKSGYGLTSATASLQSHLIAFAAEQSRLNGGQPVQI, encoded by the coding sequence ATGAAGACAATTACAGCTGTCTTACTGGGTGCTGGGAGCAGAGGGCGCTTCATCTACGGCCCTTATGCTGAGAAATTTCCAAATGAGCTTCAATTTGTTGCGGTAGCAGAACCGAATGCTGAGCGTCGAGAGCAATTCGCCAGCATTCATCAGATTGCGCCTCAATATGTATTTGATACTTGGGAGAAGGTATTCGAGCATGGGAAACTCGCTGATGTCATGATCATCAGTACGCTCGATCGGGAGCATTATGAACCGGCAATGAAGGCGATGGCTCTAGGTTATCATGTTCTGTTAGAGAAGCCGATGTCGCCTTCGAAGGAAGAATGCATCCAGCTGGAGCAGGCTTCTCTTCAATATCAAAGACTGCTTATTGTGAGCCATGTGCTACGCTATGCCCCATTCTGGTCGGGAATCAAGCGCTGTATCGATGATGGGGAATTGGGAACAGTAGCTACGATACAGCTGACGGAGAATGTAGGTTATCTGCATATGGCGCATAGCTATGTACGAGGCAACTGGAGAAATTCCGAAGAGTCCAGTCCGATGATTCTAGCCAAGTCCTGTCATGATCTGGATCTGATCTCCTGGTTAATGGACGAGAAATGCACCAGTGTCAGCTCATATGGATCACTGCTGCACTTTAGGAAGGAGAATGCTCCTGAAGGGTCAACGGAGCGCTGCATCGATCTGTGCGCGGTTGAGAAGGAATGTCCCTTCTCCGCGATGAAGATGTACATTCAGCCTCCTGAGCATCCGTGGGCTCGTTATATGACCGACGATCTATCCCAGCAGGGAATTCTGAAGGCGATCAAGGAAGGCCCGTTCGGACGCTGTGTGTATCGCTGCGATAACAACGTGGTAGATCATCAGATCGTCAACATGGAGTTTGCAAACGGAGCGAACGCCTCCTTCATCATGTCAGGGCTAACGAAGAGTGGTACAAGACGAGTGCAGCTTATGGGAACCCGTGGGGAGATCATTGGGGATATGGATGAAGGCAAGTTCACTTTATATCGTTACGCAACCAACGAGCGGGTCGAGATCGAGTGCAGTGTGAACGGAGATGGGCATGGGGGAGGCGATGAGCGTATGATCAGCCAGTTCATTAAGCATGTCCATACCTTCGAACAGAAGTCGGGTTATGGATTGACATCTGCGACGGCTTCGTTGCAGAGCCATCTGATCGCCTTCGCCGCTGAGCAATCCCGACTGAATGGCGGACAGCCCGTACAGATTTAG
- a CDS encoding sensor histidine kinase, whose protein sequence is MKRLRLGFYFTDLFKVRALKQRLIFVVVIETIVILMILAVVSYEAIHSIEKNKLKTSMVIDLQQLTDKMEESYKNMSQVSQQMSPEGTVGSLLGDYFQENSNFEKYQLGQQISDNLVKITFSNSNLIGRTYFDPKTGESYFYDFLPYEDFSPNHFNVLGRNGTFVFHSLHQSSIKRLGEHQVLSVSRSITLEDDRELIIYIESRLEADAVIKNLSHSLNMDYILLQLDSDNRIQFSSKDDFTVGQMFHLRDEEQIGSGYFGRADKYLGVRLNTELGFDNVLLLPSADYNRELYTWIRNVAGILLVALLVFIASFVLLSRLIYTPLAIFSKEMKKLGRGDLNEVSVQSGVLEFDALFKQFNNMKRQIQGLLLDTERMSQEKHRLEIEKIYYQINPHFLMNSLHSIHWLAKMHGQAEIENFITELNYILAYSLDKIDKQATLRTEIRMLQAYLKLQKMRYDFEVDVDIVEGAYLDTPTARMMLQPIAENALHHGLGDEGCLRITVAPSLSRNAIDITFEDNGKGLDGEELDRIRDVLQQSPNEEHKIDGIGLRYVRYMLESFYGDNAVITIDSELDLGTRVTLVLPIDREKLMLGVVQK, encoded by the coding sequence ATGAAGAGGCTTCGTCTTGGATTTTATTTTACAGATTTGTTCAAGGTCAGGGCGTTGAAGCAGAGATTGATCTTTGTCGTTGTCATTGAGACGATCGTCATCCTAATGATTCTGGCTGTTGTCTCTTATGAAGCGATTCATTCCATAGAGAAAAATAAATTAAAAACCTCGATGGTGATCGATTTGCAGCAATTGACAGACAAGATGGAAGAGAGCTACAAAAATATGTCGCAGGTATCGCAGCAGATGTCACCGGAAGGGACGGTAGGTTCCTTATTAGGCGATTATTTTCAGGAAAACTCTAATTTTGAAAAATATCAGCTAGGACAGCAAATTTCCGATAATCTGGTCAAGATCACTTTCTCGAACAGTAACCTCATTGGCAGAACATATTTTGATCCGAAGACGGGGGAGAGCTATTTCTATGACTTCTTGCCCTATGAGGATTTCTCTCCTAATCATTTTAACGTGCTGGGCAGGAACGGGACATTTGTGTTCCATTCCCTGCATCAATCCAGCATTAAGCGGCTGGGTGAGCATCAGGTGCTCTCAGTGTCGCGCAGCATTACGCTAGAGGATGATCGCGAACTGATCATTTATATCGAATCGCGCCTGGAGGCGGATGCCGTCATTAAGAATTTGTCCCATTCGCTGAATATGGACTATATTCTGCTGCAGCTAGATAGCGATAACCGGATTCAATTTTCCAGCAAGGATGATTTTACTGTGGGGCAGATGTTTCATTTGAGGGATGAAGAGCAAATAGGTTCCGGTTACTTTGGCCGTGCGGATAAGTATTTGGGTGTCAGGCTCAACACAGAGCTTGGATTCGATAACGTGCTGCTGTTGCCTTCCGCCGATTATAACCGCGAGCTGTACACCTGGATTCGTAATGTGGCCGGGATTCTGTTAGTAGCCCTACTCGTATTTATTGCCTCGTTTGTTTTATTATCACGGCTGATCTACACACCGCTCGCTATTTTCTCGAAGGAGATGAAGAAGCTCGGCAGAGGAGATCTGAACGAGGTGTCCGTACAGAGCGGCGTGCTGGAGTTCGATGCGCTGTTCAAGCAGTTCAACAATATGAAGAGGCAGATCCAGGGGCTGCTGCTGGATACGGAAAGGATGTCTCAGGAGAAGCACAGACTTGAAATTGAGAAGATCTATTATCAGATCAATCCTCATTTCCTGATGAACTCGCTTCATTCTATTCACTGGCTGGCGAAAATGCATGGGCAGGCCGAGATCGAGAACTTCATTACCGAACTGAACTATATTCTTGCCTACAGTCTCGATAAGATCGATAAACAAGCGACGCTGAGGACGGAGATCAGGATGCTTCAGGCTTACCTGAAATTGCAGAAGATGCGTTATGACTTCGAAGTGGACGTGGACATTGTGGAAGGAGCGTATCTGGATACACCAACTGCAAGGATGATGCTGCAGCCGATCGCTGAGAATGCACTCCATCATGGACTTGGTGACGAAGGGTGTCTAAGAATAACTGTGGCCCCTTCCTTAAGCCGCAATGCAATTGATATTACGTTCGAGGATAATGGCAAAGGTCTGGACGGCGAGGAGCTTGACCGTATTCGTGATGTTCTACAGCAAAGCCCCAATGAGGAACATAAAATTGATGGAATCGGCTTGCGATATGTTCGCTATATGCTGGAATCATTTTATGGGGACAATGCTGTGATTACCATTGATAGTGAACTGGATCTGGGGACCAGAGTCACTCTAGTATTGCCGATAGATCGCGAAAAACTGATGCTGGGCGTAGTGCAGAAATAA
- a CDS encoding response regulator transcription factor: MYRVLIVDDDRLARRGIISMLPWEKYGMVVAGEAQNGTKALEFLQDHPVDLLFVDIDMPVMGGISLMEKCHQLYPELLFIVLTFHEEFHYAQSALRIGAIDYISKLEMESTDCDELLRRISEKVGTILKPLSASAASSELENKRGALNRQNQHHLSEARNEKEWQYLVGKWNQMYWLYDDTTFKELCEGTMALHISVWQAAQVLLHLTSVAEESVGTVQKIVQEYSNLDEFIDWLASFREALYKQVAAENSLDNIQLCILKAVIYVKENLGGKLHGEEVAQFVRLSRSYFSINFKKYTGMSFNEFVREERIRWAQMLLIEREDLISDIAQEVGYEDVNYFIRVFCEIIGMTPGEYRKQNGVKQNLMRA, translated from the coding sequence ATGTATCGTGTATTGATTGTTGACGATGACCGTCTGGCGCGAAGAGGCATCATCTCGATGCTGCCGTGGGAGAAGTATGGCATGGTCGTGGCTGGCGAGGCACAAAACGGAACGAAGGCGCTGGAATTTCTGCAGGACCATCCCGTAGATCTATTATTCGTTGATATCGATATGCCCGTCATGGGCGGAATTTCCTTAATGGAGAAATGCCATCAGCTGTATCCTGAACTGCTATTCATCGTGCTTACCTTTCATGAGGAATTTCACTACGCTCAGTCCGCCCTGCGGATCGGAGCGATTGATTATATATCCAAGCTGGAGATGGAGAGCACGGATTGCGATGAGCTGCTGCGGAGGATCAGCGAGAAGGTAGGGACGATATTAAAGCCACTGTCTGCCTCTGCTGCATCCAGTGAATTAGAGAATAAGCGGGGGGCGTTAAACCGTCAGAACCAACATCATCTATCTGAAGCCCGCAATGAGAAGGAATGGCAGTATCTTGTTGGCAAATGGAACCAAATGTACTGGCTGTATGACGATACTACATTTAAAGAACTGTGTGAGGGGACTATGGCGCTCCATATTTCGGTATGGCAAGCGGCGCAGGTGCTGCTTCATTTAACGAGTGTAGCAGAGGAGAGCGTGGGAACAGTACAGAAGATTGTTCAAGAATACAGTAACTTGGACGAGTTCATTGATTGGCTTGCCAGCTTCAGGGAGGCGCTGTATAAGCAAGTCGCTGCGGAGAACAGCCTGGACAATATCCAGCTCTGTATTCTAAAGGCTGTCATCTACGTAAAAGAGAACTTGGGCGGCAAGCTGCACGGTGAAGAGGTTGCCCAGTTCGTCAGGCTGAGTCGCAGCTATTTCTCTATCAATTTCAAGAAATATACCGGCATGTCCTTCAATGAATTCGTACGCGAGGAACGCATTCGATGGGCTCAAATGCTGTTGATCGAGAGGGAGGATCTGATCTCGGATATCGCTCAAGAGGTTGGCTATGAAGATGTAAATTATTTCATTCGTGTATTTTGCGAAATCATCGGCATGACCCCTGGCGAGTATAGGAAGCAGAATGGTGTGAAGCAGAATTTAATGAGGGCATAG
- a CDS encoding ABC transporter permease, with protein sequence MYSKKNIKHYWLMMAPGYIWLTLFSIVPMFGIVMAFQDFNPALGIFKSPWIGLENFSYMFSMDDITQVFINTIVIAVGKLIGNLIIPLIFAIMLHGLTIKKLVRPIQTLVYLPYFLSWVILGSIVLNIFGVDGPINSLLGVFGIEPIVFFGREDMFRPLVIGSDIWKGFGYNAVIYLAALTSIDPSLHEAAAIDGASRFKRLIHITLPGIKTTVILLAILSLGNVLNAGFDQIYNLYNPLVYSTGDIIDTWVYRAGLVELQFSLATAVGLLKSVVSFVLIVTSYALADKFTGYKIF encoded by the coding sequence ATGTACAGTAAAAAAAATATAAAGCACTATTGGCTCATGATGGCACCCGGTTATATTTGGCTTACTTTATTCAGCATAGTTCCCATGTTCGGAATCGTAATGGCATTTCAAGATTTCAATCCGGCCCTGGGAATCTTCAAATCGCCCTGGATCGGACTTGAGAACTTCAGTTATATGTTCAGCATGGACGATATCACCCAAGTATTCATCAATACAATTGTCATAGCGGTTGGGAAATTGATCGGGAACCTGATCATCCCGTTGATCTTTGCGATCATGCTCCATGGATTGACGATCAAGAAGCTCGTCAGGCCGATCCAGACCTTGGTGTACTTGCCGTACTTCTTGTCCTGGGTTATTCTCGGCAGCATCGTACTGAACATCTTCGGTGTCGATGGGCCTATCAATAGTCTGCTGGGCGTATTCGGTATAGAGCCGATCGTATTCTTTGGCCGTGAAGATATGTTCAGACCGTTGGTCATTGGATCAGATATCTGGAAGGGATTCGGTTATAACGCCGTCATTTATTTGGCCGCCTTGACTTCCATCGACCCCTCCTTGCATGAAGCTGCCGCCATCGATGGTGCTAGCCGCTTCAAGAGGTTGATTCATATAACACTGCCGGGGATTAAGACCACGGTGATTCTCCTGGCGATTCTCTCTCTTGGGAATGTACTTAATGCAGGCTTTGATCAGATTTATAACCTGTACAATCCGCTGGTATATTCCACCGGGGACATCATTGATACGTGGGTGTACCGTGCGGGTCTAGTAGAGCTGCAATTTAGTCTGGCTACTGCGGTGGGACTGCTGAAGTCCGTTGTCAGCTTCGTTCTGATCGTAACCAGCTATGCCTTAGCGGACAAATTTACGGGATACAAGATCTTTTAA
- a CDS encoding carbohydrate ABC transporter permease: MVEQKTFGSRLFNGINATLLILITLLCLTPLWYILMISVSDKAAVNAGSVTFWPIGFNLLSYQKIVSEVAFFNSFWVSVKRVVIGTAVSLAAILMMAYPLSKTSKQLPHRNIYMWVLVFCMLFNGGTIPWYLVMRGYGLIDSIWGLVLAGSLPIFNVILVVNFFRNIPAALEEAAYVDGAGPWRTFIQIFIPISAPVVATIALFTIVGYWNEFFAGLVLSTKQSNYPLQTYIQQLVVNLNLSTMDTEQIKQISQLNNRSLNAAKIFIAMIPVLVIYPFLQKYFITGITLGSVKE, translated from the coding sequence TTGGTCGAGCAAAAAACGTTCGGTTCCAGATTGTTCAATGGCATCAATGCTACCTTGCTTATATTAATTACACTGCTATGTCTGACTCCGCTGTGGTATATCCTGATGATCTCGGTCAGCGATAAAGCGGCCGTTAATGCCGGTTCGGTTACCTTCTGGCCAATCGGGTTCAATCTGCTGTCCTACCAGAAGATCGTGTCAGAGGTGGCTTTCTTCAATTCCTTCTGGGTATCGGTCAAGCGGGTGGTTATTGGTACCGCTGTGAGTCTGGCCGCCATCCTGATGATGGCCTACCCGCTGTCGAAGACGTCGAAGCAACTGCCTCATCGCAATATCTATATGTGGGTGCTCGTCTTCTGCATGCTGTTCAATGGCGGAACAATTCCTTGGTACCTCGTTATGCGTGGTTACGGTCTGATCGATTCGATCTGGGGCCTCGTCTTGGCAGGAAGCTTGCCGATCTTCAATGTCATCCTCGTCGTCAACTTTTTTAGAAATATTCCAGCGGCACTGGAGGAGGCGGCTTATGTAGATGGCGCCGGACCTTGGCGCACATTCATTCAGATCTTCATTCCTATCTCGGCTCCGGTCGTGGCTACGATAGCTCTCTTCACCATCGTAGGCTATTGGAATGAGTTCTTCGCGGGATTAGTACTGAGTACTAAACAGTCCAACTATCCGCTGCAGACCTATATCCAGCAGTTAGTGGTGAACTTGAATCTATCGACGATGGATACGGAGCAGATTAAGCAAATCTCTCAGTTGAATAACCGCTCACTGAATGCTGCAAAAATATTCATCGCCATGATCCCGGTACTTGTTATCTATCCGTTCCTGCAGAAGTACTTCATTACGGGGATTACGCTTGGATCTGTGAAAGAGTGA
- a CDS encoding extracellular solute-binding protein, whose translation MKKRRWLLTGLITVMLMATLTACGGNKANTGANSPSNDTAGNKAGNTANANNEASSAALDPFGKYEEPVTLHLVRSLDPNLKFDEGKSVEDNQYLDEIKKQLNIEIVYDWISAPADWDQKISLAISSNNIPDAAIVNLTQFKSMQKFDQLADLTDVFNSTASDMLKGFYESGGDALKQLVESDGKIMAIPATVPKASGMSQMWIRQDWLDKLGLEPPKNLEELKKVARAFIEQDPDGNGKNDTMGIVGPSKSGLLSGTDGNLYGLDPIFAAHKSFPLYWLKNEQGEVVYGSTQPETKQALQTLADMYKEGLIDKELLVRDDSLQPILDGKAGIFFGPWWTGYTIADAYKKDPTPDWQAYAYPQADDGSYNAHMAAPANAFVVVNKNAKNPEAILKLVNLLLRDESKWVESGLGKNPSPSGGYPLFTVFDNVDEIEVSYDILAKYLKGEVDIDSIDFSTHKLLKDDMNAIKKLKKEPFEDFSINNWDLKDSGDLITTNLPRLISIMVGDRPLATDTNIKEVYSLYYGQTDTMTSRWANLQKLEKETFAKIIMGSAPIDSFDDFVNKWNKQGGEKILGEVAEMSK comes from the coding sequence ATGAAAAAGCGCAGATGGCTACTAACTGGGTTGATTACGGTCATGCTAATGGCTACTCTGACAGCCTGCGGTGGCAATAAAGCGAACACAGGCGCGAATAGCCCATCCAATGATACTGCTGGCAATAAGGCCGGAAATACGGCCAATGCCAACAACGAGGCTTCCTCGGCGGCACTGGATCCCTTCGGAAAGTATGAAGAACCAGTAACTCTTCACCTTGTTCGTTCCCTTGACCCGAATCTAAAGTTTGATGAAGGCAAATCTGTGGAGGACAACCAGTACCTGGATGAGATCAAGAAGCAGCTGAATATTGAAATCGTGTATGACTGGATTAGCGCTCCGGCGGACTGGGATCAGAAGATTAGTCTGGCGATTTCATCCAACAATATTCCTGATGCAGCAATTGTGAACTTGACGCAGTTCAAATCGATGCAGAAGTTCGATCAATTGGCCGATTTGACTGATGTGTTCAATTCCACAGCCAGCGATATGCTGAAGGGCTTCTATGAGAGCGGCGGCGACGCCTTGAAGCAATTGGTAGAGAGCGACGGCAAGATTATGGCGATCCCTGCCACAGTGCCGAAGGCATCTGGAATGAGCCAGATGTGGATTCGCCAAGACTGGCTGGATAAGCTGGGTCTGGAGCCTCCGAAGAATCTGGAGGAGCTGAAGAAGGTAGCTCGTGCTTTCATTGAACAAGACCCTGATGGCAATGGCAAGAATGATACGATGGGGATCGTAGGTCCGTCGAAATCCGGCCTCCTGAGCGGCACAGACGGCAACTTATATGGTCTGGACCCGATTTTTGCAGCCCATAAATCCTTCCCGCTCTACTGGTTGAAGAATGAGCAGGGCGAGGTTGTATACGGCTCCACACAGCCGGAGACCAAGCAAGCGCTGCAGACCCTGGCTGATATGTATAAAGAAGGCTTGATCGACAAGGAATTACTCGTTCGCGACGACAGTCTGCAGCCGATTCTGGACGGCAAGGCTGGCATTTTCTTCGGACCTTGGTGGACCGGATACACGATTGCTGACGCCTATAAGAAAGACCCTACCCCTGACTGGCAGGCTTATGCTTACCCTCAGGCGGATGACGGTAGTTATAATGCTCATATGGCCGCTCCAGCGAATGCGTTTGTGGTTGTCAATAAGAATGCCAAGAATCCGGAGGCTATACTGAAGCTGGTCAATCTGCTCCTGCGTGATGAATCGAAATGGGTAGAGTCAGGCTTGGGCAAAAATCCTTCACCATCTGGGGGATACCCGCTCTTTACCGTATTTGACAACGTGGATGAGATTGAAGTGTCCTACGATATTCTCGCAAAATATTTGAAAGGCGAGGTTGATATTGACAGCATCGACTTCAGTACGCACAAGCTGCTTAAGGATGATATGAATGCGATCAAGAAGCTGAAGAAGGAACCGTTCGAGGATTTCTCGATCAACAATTGGGATTTGAAGGACAGCGGCGACCTGATAACAACCAACCTGCCGCGTCTCATCTCGATTATGGTCGGCGACAGACCGCTGGCGACAGATACGAATATTAAAGAGGTATACAGTCTGTACTACGGTCAGACCGATACGATGACTTCCAGATGGGCGAATCTGCAGAAGCTGGAGAAGGAGACCTTCGCCAAGATCATCATGGGCTCGGCTCCGATCGATTCCTTTGACGATTTCGTCAACAAGTGGAATAAGCAGGGCGGAGAGAAAATTCTCGGTGAAGTCGCTGAGATGAGCAAGTAA
- a CDS encoding 4'-phosphopantetheinyl transferase family protein, with translation MLEIYMTPLQHNMNPLHFENLLRLLPLPKQDKIRKFARREDAYRSLIADILSRWLICDYLGIANEELQIMQNAYGKPILQGNEGLHFNHSHSGQWIVSAISNAPVGIDIEQMSDIDLGIADRFFSKQEVRDLREIPLEVRSDYFFELWTMKESYIKAEGRGLSLPLSSFTVSKQHGHIQLDTENSFQRCFFKQYTPDPLHKMAVCAQSADFPEQPRFIDFDELYRRFMRVNTTTQ, from the coding sequence ATGTTAGAAATTTATATGACTCCGCTTCAGCATAATATGAATCCCCTCCACTTTGAAAACCTGCTTCGCTTGCTTCCCTTGCCTAAGCAGGACAAAATACGTAAGTTTGCCCGCCGAGAGGATGCGTATCGTTCGCTGATCGCTGACATTCTCTCCAGGTGGCTAATATGCGATTATCTTGGCATAGCTAATGAGGAACTGCAGATTATGCAAAATGCCTATGGCAAGCCGATTCTTCAGGGGAACGAAGGACTGCATTTCAACCATTCCCATTCCGGGCAGTGGATTGTCAGTGCCATTTCCAATGCCCCTGTCGGTATTGATATCGAGCAGATGAGTGACATTGATCTCGGGATTGCAGATCGCTTCTTCTCCAAACAAGAAGTTAGGGATTTACGCGAGATACCGCTGGAGGTCAGATCCGACTATTTCTTTGAGCTATGGACTATGAAGGAGAGCTACATCAAGGCGGAGGGCCGAGGCCTCTCCCTGCCCTTATCCTCATTTACAGTCAGCAAGCAGCACGGCCATATTCAACTTGATACGGAGAACAGCTTCCAACGCTGTTTCTTCAAGCAATATACCCCCGATCCGCTGCATAAAATGGCAGTTTGCGCCCAAAGCGCGGACTTCCCAGAGCAGCCTCGGTTCATCGATTTTGATGAGCTGTACAGAAGATTCATGCGCGTTAACACAACGACTCAATAA